The genome window AGCGGCCCGTCCTGACCGTGCTGTCGCGGCATCCTTGACGGGCATGCTTCAGGCGCACTGCTGCGGCTGGCCGAGGGCCGGCGCCGAGACCGACATCCGGCCGCTCCACAGCGCCAGCAGCAGGCCCACGCCCGTGAGCGCGGCGCCGGCCCAGCCCACGGACACCAGGCCCAGGCCCGACAGGGTCAGGCCGCCCACCCAGGCACCCAGGGCATTGCCCAGGTTGAAGGCGGCGATGTTCAGGCTGGAGACCAGCGTGGCGCCGGCGGGGCCGGCCTGCTGCAGCACCCGCATCTGCATCGGGGCGACGGTGGCGAAGGCCACGGTGCCCAGCACGATGGTGTAGGCCATGGCCATCAGGGGCTGGCCGAAGGCCCAGGGGCCGAGCGCCAGCGCCGCCATCAGTCCGGCGGTGGTCAGCAGCAGCGCCCGCATGACGCCGCGATCGGCCATGCGTCCGCCCAGCAGATTGCCGGCGGCCAGGCCCGCGCCGAACAGCAGCAGCGTGACCGCGACCAGGTTGTCGCTCATGCCGGTGACCTGCTTGAGCAGCGGCTCGATATAGGTATAGAGCGCGAACACGCCGGCAAAGCCGAACACGGTGATGCCCAGGCCCGCCCAGACCTGGACGCGGCCCAGCACGGCCAGTTCCTGGCCCAGCGGCGAGGGCTGCGGACGGCCCTGATCGCGCGGGACGAACAGGGCCAGGATGGCGTAGGCGGCCAGGCCCACCACGGCCACCGCGACGAAGGCCGAGCGCCAGCCGAAGTGCTGGCCGATCCAGGCGCCGGCGGGAACGCCCAGCAGGGTGGCCAGCGTCAGGCCCGAGAACATCAGCGCGATGGCCGAGGCCCGCTTGTGGGCCGGAACCAGGCCGGTCGCGACCACGGCGCCCACGCCGAAGAAGGTGCCGTGCGTGAGCGAGGTCAGCATGCGGGCGGCCATCAGCCACCCATAGCCGGGCGCCGCCGCGGCCGCGACGTTGCCGGCGATGAAGATGAGCATCAGCGACAGCAGCAGCCGCTTGCGGGGCCAGGTCCGCGTCAGCAGCGTCAGCACGGGCGCGCCCACGGCGACGCCGATCGCGTAGCCCGAGATCAGCGTGCCCGCCGTGGGAAGGGAGATGCCCAGGTCCGTGCTGACCTGGGTCAGCAGGCCCATGATGATGAATTCCGTGGTGCCGATGCCGAAGGCACCGGCGGCTAGCGCCATTAAAGAGAGCGGCATGGTTGCGTCCTGTATGCGGATTTCGTTCGACAGCGACACTGTGGGGGTGGGCGTGATCTTTGTGTAGATGGAATAATGGAATGACATTTGTTCCTATAAGGAAAAGCTGTGCCGACATCCGACAAGGCCGTCCGCAACCGCGCCGAGCCGGCCCCTGGGGAGGCCAATCGGTCGGGAGAGCTGGAGACCTTCGTGCTGGTGGCCGAACGCGGCAGCCTGTCGGCGGCGGCGCGCCGGCTGGGGGTCTCGCCCTCGGCCGTGAGCAAGGTCATGTCCCGGCTGGAGGCACGGCTGGGCGTGCAGCTCCTGCAACGCAGCACCCGGCGGGTGCTGCTGACGGCCGAAGGCACCCAATACTATGAGCAGGGCAAGCGCGTGCTGGCCGACCTGGACGAACTGGAAACCTCGGTGGCGGGGCAGGCCGAACCCCGCGGGCTGGTGCGGATCACCGCCAGCACGTCGACCGGGCAGACCCTGCTGGGGCCGCTGATTCCGCGGTTGCTGGCGGCGCATCCCGGGCTGCGGCTGGACCTGAGCTTCACCGACCAGGTCGTGGACCTGCTGGAAGCGGGGGTCGACATCGCGATCCGCTGGGGGCGGCTGCCCGCCTCGGACGTGGTGGCGCGGCTCCTGGGCCGCACCCGCCAGGTCGTCGTCGGCAGTCCGGGCTATCTTGCCGCCCACGGCGTCCCCCGGCATCCCGACGACCTGCGCACCCATCTGCGCCTGGGCTGGAACTACCGGCGCGAGGTGCCGCGCTGGCCTTTCGAGGTGGACGGGCGGCGGATCGAGGTCGAGATCGGCGAGATCGTCCGGGTCAACGACGGCGAGGTGATGCGCCGGCTGGCCCTGGACGGCGCCGGGCTGGCCCGCCTGTCGGTCTACCACGCCTGGGACGACCTGCGGGCCGGCCGCCTGGTGCCCGTGCTGGAGTCCTGCAATACGGGCGACCTCGAACCCATCCATGCCATCTACATGGGCAAGCCTGGCCGGCTGCCGCCCCGCACCCGGGCGGTGCTGGATTTCCTGCAGGCCAGCGTCGACCTGCGATACGCCGAACGGACCCCGCCGCGGGAGAATGCGGAAGGCGGTGGCTGAGAGGGGCGGGGGTGTGGGGGATATCCCGACAAAAGGCTTGCTAAGTGGTTGCTTGCCGGGTATGATGGCAGGCTTACCTATGGGTTCGTGCCTTTTTGCCAGCCGTGCGCGTGGCGGGGGGCGGGAGTCCGGGGTGGGTAGTAACTGGCCTGGCACCGCGTTCTTGCGGTGTCCGCTTCAGAATTTCAACCCAGGGTGCGCAAGTCGCATTGCCGCCTGACGGGACCAAAACTGATCGGAAGGTTTGGCGCTCGCGCCGGGCATTTCGGGTTAAGTTGGAACAGGGTAAACCATGATTCAAATGCAGACCACGTTGGACGTGGCCGACAACACCGGTGCGCGCTCGGTTATGTGCATCAAGGTGCTCGGCGGCTCCAAGCGCCGCTATGCCGGCATCGGCGACGTCATCAAAGTGAGCGTCAAGGATGCGGCCCCCCGCGGTCGCGTGAAAAAGGGCGAAATCTACAACGCCGTGGTGGTTCGTACCGCCAAGGGCGTCCGTCGCAAGGACGGTTCGCTGATCCGTTTCGGTGGCAATGCCGCCGTGTTGCTCAACGCCAAGCTCGAGCCCATCGGCACTCGCATCTTCGGACCCGTTACGCGTGAACTGCGTACCGAGCGTTTCATGAAGATCGTGTCGCTGGCGCCCGAAGTGCTGTAAAGGTGCCGCGATGAACAAGATCCGCAAAGGTGACGAAGTCATCGTCCTGACCGGCAAGGACAAGGCGAAGCGCGGCGTCGTGCTGAGCGTTGCCGAAGACCGCGTCCTGGTCGAAGGCATCAACGTCGTCAAGAAGAATGTGAAGCCGAATCCGATGGCCAACCAGCCCGGCGGCATCATCGACAAGACCATGCCCATCCACGTGTCCAACGTGGCGATTTTCAACCCCACCTCCGGCAAGGCCGATCGGGTGAGCGTGAAGAAAGTCGACGGCAAGAATGTGCGCGTTTTCCGTTCCAATGGCGAAGCCATTGCGACGAAAGCGTAAGCGGGAGCAAACACAATGGCCCGTCTTCAAGACATCTACCGCGAGAAGGTCGTTGCCGACCTGACCAAGCAGTTCTCGTACAAGTCCGTGATGGAAGTGCCCCGCATCACCAAGATCACCCTGAACATGGGTGTCTCGGAAGCGGTCGCTGACAAGAAAGTCATCGAGCACGCCACCGGCGACCTGACCAAGATCGCTGGCCAGAAGCCCGTCGTGACCAAGTCGCGCAAGGCTATCGCTGGTTTCAAGATCCGCGAGAACTACCCGATCGGCTGCATGGTGACCCTGCGTGGCGCCCGCATGTACGAATTCCTCGATCGCCTGATCAGCGTCGCGCTGCCGCGCGTGCGCGATTTCCGTGGCGTGTCCGGCCGTGCTTTCGACGGTCGCGGCAACTACAACATCGGTGTGAAAGAACAGATCATCTTCCCCGAGATCGAGTACGACAAGATCGACACGCTTCGTGGGCTGAACATCAGCATCACGACCACGGCCAAGACCGATGAAGAAGCCAAGGCGCTGCTGTCGGCCTTCCGCTTCCCGTTCCGTAATTAAGGGGTGAAATAGTGGCTAAGCTTTCACTCATCAACCGCGATATCAAGCGTGTCAAGCTGGCGGCCAAGTATGCCGCCAAGCGCGCCGCGCTCCAGGCTATCGTCGACGATGCGTCCAAGTCGGACGAAGAACGTTACCAGGCTCGCCTGAAGATTCAGCAGCTGCCCCGTAACGCCAACCCCACCCGCCAGCGCAACCGTTGCGCGGTGACCGGTCGCCCCCGTGGCGTGTTTCGCAAGTTCGGTCTGGCTCGTAACAAACTGCGCGAGATGGCTATGCGCGGCGAAGTTCCGGGCATGACCAAGGCCAGCTGGTAGGAGAGTCATTCATGAGCATGAGCGATCCGATCGCCGATATGCTGACGCGCATCCGCAATGCGCAGCGCGTAGATAAGGCGTCCGTGTCCATGCCCTCCTCGAAGCTGAAGGTGGCGATTGCCACCGTGCTGAAGGACGAGGGCTATATCGACGGTTTCGAGGTCAAGGCCAACGATGGCAAACCCGAACTCGAAATCTCCCTGAAGTACTACGCCGGCCGTCCGGTCATCGAGCGCATCGAACGCGTCTCGAAGCCTGGCCTGCGTATCTACAAGGGCCGTCATTCCATTCCCCAGGTCATGAACGGCCTGGGCGTGACCATCGTGTCCACCTCTCGTGGCGTGATGACCGATCGCAAGGCGCGCGCCAACGGCGTGGGCGGCGAGGTCCTCTGCTACGTGGCGTAAGGAGCCGACATGTCGCGTATAGCAAAATATCCCGTCGAGCTGCCCAAGGGCGTCGAAGCCACGATCGCTGCCGACCAGATCACTGTCAAGGGTCCCCTGGGCACGCTGGTCCAGGCCCTGACCGGTCAGGTCACGATCGCGCAAGACGCCGGCAAGCTGACTTTCGTCGCCGCCAATGACAGCCGCGAAGCCAAGGCCATGTCCGGTACCATCCGGGCCCTGGTCAACAACATGGTGACCGGCGTGAGCAAGGGCTTCGAGCGCAAGCTGACCCTGGTCGGCGTGGGCTATCGGGCCCAGGCGCAAGGCGATGCCGTCAAGCTGCAGCTCGGTTTCTCGCACGATGTCGTGCACCAGATGCCTGCCGGCGTGAAAGTCGAGTGCCCCACCCAGACGGAAGTGATCGTCAAGGGCGCCAACAAGCAGCAGGTTGGTCAGGTGGCCGCTGAAATCCGCGCCTACCGCTCCCCCGAGCCCTACAAGGGCAAGGGCGTGCGCTATGCGGACGAACGGGTCATCATCAAAGAGACCAAGAAGAAATAAGGCGGGCAAGGACGAATCATGGACAAGAAGCAAGCTCGTTTGCGTCGTGCGGTACCTACCCGCCGGAAGATCGCCGAGTTGCGTGTGCATCGCCTGTCGGTGTTCCGCACCAACCTGCACATCTACGCAAACATCATTTCGCCTGAAGGCGATAAGGTGCTGGTCAGTGCCTCGACCGTCGAACCCGAAATCCGCCAGCAACTGGCGGGAGATTCGGGCAAGGGCGGCAACGTGGCCGCAGCAACCCTGGTGGGCAAGCGCGTGGCCGAGAAGGCCAAGGCCGCCGGTATCGAGACCGTCGCGTTCGATCGCAGCGGTTTCCGCTACCACGGCCGCGTCAAGGCCCTGGCTGATGCCGCGCGTGAAGCCGGCCTGAAGTTTTAAGCGAGGATTACATGGCCAAGATGCAAGGTAAGAATGCAGCGGCTGAGGAACGCGACGACGGTCTTCGCGAGAAGATGATTGCCGTCAACCGCGTCACGAAAGTCGTGAAGGGCGGTCGTATCCTCGGTTTCGCAGCGCTGACGGTGGTCGGCGATGGCGACGGTCGCGTCGGCATGGGCAAGGGCAAGGCCCGGGAAGTCCCGGTCGCGGTCCAGAAGGCAATGGAAGAAGCCCGCCGCAAGATGGTCAAGGTGCCCCTGAAGAACGGCACCCTGTACCACAATGTGGTCGGCAAGCACGGCGCCTCGACCGTTCTGATCTCGCCCGCCGTCGAAGGTACCGGCGTGATCGCCGGTGGTCCGATGCGCGCGATTTTCGACGTGCTGGGTGTTCGTAACGTGGTGGCCAAGAGCCTCGGCTCGACCAACCCGTACAACCTGGTGCGCGCGACGCTCAACGGTCTGAGCGCAAGCTCGACTCCGGCCGACGTCGCCGCCAAGCGCGGCAAGTCGGTCGAAGAGATCCTGGGGTAAGCCATGACGACGAAGAAAAACGTCAAAGTGACGCTCGTGCGTTCCCCTATCGGAACGCCCGAATCGCACCGCGCCACGATCCGTGGCCTGGGACTGCGCCAGCTGAACAGCTCGCGCGTCCTGGTCGACACGCCCGAAGTGCGCGGCATGATCCGCAAGGTGTCGTATCTGATCACCGTGTCGGAAGCCTGAGAGGTCTAGCATGCAACTCAATACGCTCAAGCCCGCCGAAGGCGCCAAGCACGCCAAGCGCCGTGTCGGTCGTGGTATCGGTTCCGGCCTCGGCAAGACCGCCGGCCGCGGCCACAAGGGTCAGAAGTCCCGTTCGGGTGGCTTCCACAAGGTTGGCTTCGAAGGCGGCCAGATGCCGCTGCAGCGCCGGCTGCCCAAGCGTGGCTTCAAGTCGCTGGATCAGCACCTGTATGCGCAGGTCCGCCTGTCCGAACTGCAAGCCCTGCCGGTCGACGAAATCGACGTGCAGGCGCTCAAGCAGGCCGGCGTGGTCGGCCAGCAGGTCCGCTACGTCAAGGTCATCAAGACCGGCGAGCTCTCCCGCAAGGTGGTGCTCAAGGGCATGACGGCGACGGCCGGTGCCAAGGCGGCGATCGAAGCCGCCGGCGGCTCCCTGGTCTGATAACCGAGGACTGAGCTTTGGCTAATGCGAACGCACTGGGCAAGACCGGCAGCAAGTACGGCGACCTGAAACGCCGGCTGGTCTTCCTGTTGCTCGCCCTGGTGGTGTACCGGATCGGTACGCACATCCCTGTTCCCGGGATCGATCCGGTCCAGTTGACCTCCCTGTTCCATCAGAACCAGGGCGGGATTCTGGGCCTGTTCAACATGTTCTCGGGCGGTGCGCTTTCGCGTTTCTCGATCTTTGCATTGGGGATCATGCCGTACATCTCGGCGTCGATCATCATGCAGCTGATGACGGTCATCGTGCCGTCGTTGGAAGCGATCAAGAAGGAAGGCGAGGCCGGGCGGCGCAAGATTACGCAGTACACGCGCTACGGTACGCTGGCGCTGGCGCTGGTGCAGTCGGTCGGCATTTCGGTCGCGCTGGAGTCGCAGCCCGGGCTGGTCATCGATCCTGGCCTGATGTTCCGGGCCACCACGATGATCTCGCTCGTCACGGGAACGATGTTCCTGATGTGGCTGGGTGAACAGATCACCGAGCGGGGCCTGGGCAACGGCATCTCGATCCTGATCTTCTCGGGTATCGCGGCCGGCCTGCCTCATGCGTTGGCCGGGCTGTTCGAGCTGGTCAACACGGGTGCGATGGCTGTCCTGTCGGCGCTGTTCATCGTCGTGCTGGTGGTGCTGGTGACGGCTTTCGTGGTGTTCGTGGAACGCGGACAGCGCAAGATCGTCGTCAACTACGCCAAGCGCCAGGTGGGCAACCGGGTGTATGGCGGACAAAGCTCGCATCTGCCGCTGAAGCTGAACATGGCAGGGGTGATTCCGCCGATCTTCGCGTCGTCGATCATCCTGTTCCCGGCTACGGTGGTCAGCTGGTTCTCGAGCGGTGACGGCCTGCGCTGGCTGAAGGACCTGGCCGCCGCGTTGTCGCCCGGACAGCCGCTGTACATCACGCTGTATGCCATTGCGATCGTGTTCTTCTGCTTCTTCTACACGGCGCTCGTGTTCAACAGCCGCGAGACCGCCGACAACCTGAAGAAGAGCGGCGCGTTCGTCCCGGGTATCCGTCCGGGCGAGCAGACCGCGCGGTACATCGACAAGATCCTGATGCGCCTGACTTTCAGTGGCGCCATCTACATCACGTTGGTGTGCCTGCTGCCGGAGTTCCTGGTCTTGAGGTGGAACGTGCCGTTCTACTTCGGTGGTACGTCTTTGCTGATTATCGTTGTGGTCACGATGGATTTCATGGCCCAGGTGCAGGCTTACGTGATGTCGCACCAATATGATTCGCTGCTCAAGAAGGCGAACTTCAAGGGCGGAAATCTACCGGTGCGGTAACGAGAAAATGTCCAAAGACGACGTTATTCAGATGCAGGGCGAGGTCGTGGAAAACCTGCCCAACGCGACGTTTCGTGTCAAGCTCGAGAATGGCCATGTCGTGCTGGGACATATCTCGGGAAAAATGCGGATGAATTACATCCGTATCCTGCCGGGGGATCGTGTGACGGTCGAACTGACGCCATACGATCTATCGCGAGCAAGAATCGTGTTCCGCTCGAAGTAAGCCTGGGGCTTACCGGGTAAGAATTAGGAGTCAATCATGAAAGTAATGGCATCGGTCAAAGCAATTTGCCGGAACTGCAAGGTCATCAAGCGCAAGGGCGTGGTGCGGATCATCTGCACCGACCCGCGCCACAAGCAACGTCAGGGCTGAGCCTAGGCTCGGTTCTACGCTAAAGGTATTCAAGGAAACGTTATGGCCCGTATTGCTGGCATCAACATTCCGCCGCATCAGCACACCGAAATCGGTCTGACGGCTATCTTCGGCATCGGCCGTTCGCGCGCTCGCAAGATTTGCGAAGTGGCCGGCGTGCCGAGCAACAAGAAGGTCAAGGATCTGAACGACGCCGAACTCGAGCGGATTCGCGAACAGATCAACACCTTCACCGTCGAAGGCGATCTGCGTCGTGAAATCCAACTGTCGATCAAGCGTCTGATCGACCTCGGCTCGTACCGTGGCTTCCGCCACAAGCGCGGCCTGCCCGTGCGTGGCCAGCGTACCCGTACGAACGCCCGCACCCGCAAGGGTCCGCGTCGCGCCGCCGCGTCGCTCAAAAAGTAATCGGCTGACACCCAGTCAAGGATCCAGAAATGGCGAAATCCCCGAACAGCGGCGCCCAGCGCGTTCGCAAGAAAGTCAAGAAGAACGTCTCGGACGGCATCGCGCACGTTCACGCGTCCTTCAACAACACCATCATCACGATCACCGATCGCCAGGGCAATGCCCTGTCGTGGGCGACGTCGGGCGGCGCCGGCTTCAAGGGCTCGCGCAAGTCCACCCCGTTCGCGGCCCAGGTCGCGGCGGAGTCCGCCGGTCGCGTGGCGATGGAATACGGCATCAAGACGCTGGAAGTGCGTATCAAGGGCCCCGGTCCCGGCCGCGAATCGTCGGTTCGCGCCCTGAACGCCCTGGGCATCAAGATCTCCAGCATCGCCGACATCACGCCGGTGCCGCACAACGGCTGCCGTCCGCCGAAGCGCAGAAGGATCTGAGCCCCCCCCTACGCGCTTCGCGCGCCCCCCAGGGGGCGATGCGGGTGGACCGGCGGAGCCGGATCCACCGCATCCTGGGTCTTTCGCTTTGCGGCCCTTTGGGCCGCTCGCTGTGGGAGCTTCGGGCAAAGCGCGGTAGAATAAAGGGCTTTGCTGTTTGCGGTACGTAGTTTTTATTGTTTTATGGGGGCGCAGCCGGCATGGGTCGGGTGCGCCGAGTAAGACCACCGTTTGCCGCGTTCTGGTTCATCGAACGTAAATGACCAAGGCAAACTCCTCGCCATGCGTGTGCATGGCCTGACAGAGAAAAGGATACATCGTGGCACGTTATATTGGCCCCAAATGTAAGCTTTCCCGCCGCGAAGGCACGGACCTCTTCCTGAAGAGCGCCCGCCGTTCGCTGGATTCCAAGTGCAAGCTCGAGAGCAAGCCCGGCCAGCATGGCCGCACCTCGGGTGCCCGTACCTCGGACTACGGTCTGCAGCTGCGCGAGAAGCAAAAGCTCAAGCGCATGTACGGCATTCTGGAAAAGCAGTTCCGCAAGTACTTCGAAGAAGCCGAGCGCCGCAAGGGCAACACCGGCGAAAACCTGATCCAGCTGCTCGAGTCGCGCCTGGACAACGTGGTCTATCGCATGGGCTTCGGCTCGACCCGCGCCGAAGCGCGCCAGTTGGTCAGCCACAAGGCGCTGATGCTGAACGGCCACACCGCCAACGTGCCGTCCATCATCGTCAAGGCCGGCGACGTGATCACCATCCGTGAGAAGGCCAAGAAGCAGGCCCGTATCCAGGAGGCGCTGCAACTGGCCTCCAGCCAGGGCATGCCGCAGTGGGTCAGCGTCGACGCGACCAAGCTGGAAGGCACGTTCAAGCAGGCCCCGGATCGCGCCGATGTCGCCCGCGACATCAACGAATCCATGGTCGTGGAACTCTATTCGCGCTAATAACTGAAGCCGGCTCTAGGTGCCGGCTTTCCCATCCCTGGGCACAGCGGATCCGGCTTTGCCGGTCCGCCAGTGCCGCCCCTTGAGGGGCGCGCGGAGCGCGTAGGGGTGGGCCTATTTTTCCCCCAGCCTTATCGGTGTAACGAGCCGAGGGTATTGATAAGGAATAAGGAAGATTCATGGCGAATGCCGCATTTCTGAAACCGCGCAATATCGACGTCGAGACCATCGGCTCGAATCATGCCAAGGTGATCATGGAGCCGTTCGAACGCGGCTACGGTCATACCCTGGGCAATGCGCTGCGCCGCATCCTGCTGTCGTCGATGGCGGGCTACGCGCCGACCGAAGTGCAGATCACCGGTGTCGTGCACGAATACTCGGCCATCGATGGCGTGCGCGAAGACGTGGTCGACATCCTGCTGAACCTCAAGGGTGTGGTGTTCAAGCTGCACAACCGCGACGAAGTCGTCCTGACCCTGCGCAAGCAAGGCCCCGGCGTGGTCACGGCCGCCGATATCGAACTCTCGCACGACGTCGAGATCATCAACCCCAACCACGTCATTGCCAACCTGACGGACAACGGCCGTCTGGAAATGCAACTGAAGGTGGAGAAGGGCCGCGGCTACGTGCCGGGCAACCTGCGCAGCTTCGCCGATGACCATGCCCGCACCGTGGGCCGCATCGTGCTGGACGCCTCGTACAGCCCGATCCGCCGCGTCAGCTACACCGTCGAAAGCGCCCGCGTCGAGCAGCGTACCGACCTGGACAAGCTGGTCCTCGACATCGAGACCAACGGCGTGATCTCGCCCGAGGAAGCCGTGCGCCAGTCGGCCCGCATCCTGATGGACCAGCTGTCGGTGTTCGCCGCGCTGGAAGGCTCGACGGAAACCATCGAAGCGCCCGCCCGTGGCACGCCGCAGATCGACCCGATCCTGCTGCGCCCGGTCGACGACCTCGAACTGACCGTCCGCTCGGCCAACTGCCTGAAGGCCGAGAACATCTACTACATCGGCGACCTGATCCAGCGTACCGAGAACGAACTGCTGAAGACCCCGAACCTGGGTCGCAAGTCGCTCAACGAGATCAAGGAAGTCCTGGCTGCCCGCGGCCTGACCCTGGGCATGAAGCTCGAGAACTGGCCGCCTCTCGGCCTCGAGCGGCCGTAGAGGGCCCCCCCTACGCCCTACGGGCGCCCCCCAGGGGGCGGCACTGGCGGACCGGCGGAGCCGGATCCGCTGTGCCCTGGGTAGCGGAGCTTGTTTCGTTACGTAGTTGTAGTACCAACAATTTTTCCACCGGCCCGCGGCGCTTTGCCGATAGAAGAGCTGGAAACCTCGCGGCACAGCCGCTCTTAGATTCATAAAGGAAGTCATCATGCGTCACCGTCACGGTCTCCGTAAACTGAACCGCACCAGCAGCCATCGTCTGGCCATGTTCCGCAACATGGCTGTCTCGCTGCTCACGCACGAAGCCATCAAGACCACCCTGCCCAAGGCCAAGGAACTGCGCCGCATCGTCGAGCCGCTGATCACCCTGGGCAAGGAGCCG of Pigmentiphaga sp. H8 contains these proteins:
- the rpoA gene encoding DNA-directed RNA polymerase subunit alpha, which codes for MANAAFLKPRNIDVETIGSNHAKVIMEPFERGYGHTLGNALRRILLSSMAGYAPTEVQITGVVHEYSAIDGVREDVVDILLNLKGVVFKLHNRDEVVLTLRKQGPGVVTAADIELSHDVEIINPNHVIANLTDNGRLEMQLKVEKGRGYVPGNLRSFADDHARTVGRIVLDASYSPIRRVSYTVESARVEQRTDLDKLVLDIETNGVISPEEAVRQSARILMDQLSVFAALEGSTETIEAPARGTPQIDPILLRPVDDLELTVRSANCLKAENIYYIGDLIQRTENELLKTPNLGRKSLNEIKEVLAARGLTLGMKLENWPPLGLERP